The Plasmodium vinckei vinckei genome assembly, chromosome: PVVCY_06 genome contains a region encoding:
- a CDS encoding 3',5'-cyclic nucleotide phosphodiesterase, putative, producing MIKSNSRSNTGCSKEENFPKSRHKSCSRMKSFATKTLKKNDKELNRSFTLLDSSIKYKKQHSDDVENYSWVLLNDEAKKEGKKEYEFCIDNNKYKVVCILRKYIKYFSNLKKKTYEDNYVSSYATSLNTTKSIGTFSSSENITSKTNLSSVFNSSSNSLNISDDLNNGSFFFHTQKKKHVPMFVDYVKVREKPFNESFNKLKKTEEWSLQHNIIIYFLEKLIIAILNIFNKYSKETDEMIVANKLSKIGNGKREINTPFLIFKNENYEDIFLIKFYSSFPFKIMIYSLIMIFISVIHFIILYYILLKNMLYNEYNTIVFYSIFKFILDIFYFTFFVIYTFIFNTNCIDKIATYSYRSCYFFISLIFVHNIVLLYFNPPSFLLPSPKLINYINKYTYKNYAILLNNAYMCIFCFLRNYIVLYNFLLNLKFSIFFIFITLLLPFYTFFFYKNLRTDIYMCTLIFPFFCVIPIVISLYIQYKYEYMKRITCIDINEDRKKMHSHYITKYFSIDNSIPTSPIEDILTNLKSILDYTKNLEEEEEGNNNKIIELNKIQEKIKTCENILRTQNLNEVPVCKYRKFEKVYNMWCLDQSEKKDEQKSFLSQHPNKKSVTSFFNMHSLLSTKFQDQYNDIYDWNADIELIYKRNVFISIGYKLLYPLGVLETNFNTEVLKNFLLKIYSLYNDLPYHNSLHAAQVAHFSKSMLFMLDLNHKISGIDEFCLHVSSLCHDVGHPGLNNFFLIKSENELALTYNDSNVLENYHCSLVFKTLKDPSCNIFGNYPNNIFITCKKNIIRAILSTDMKNHFEYISTFRTNREFIDYDNLTNDQLWQIFCLILKASDIGHSTLEWKKHLEWTLKINEEFYLQGLLEKSLNMSKSFLCDTISIDKLAVSQIDFLKHLCIPLFNELNFISKNNEVYNNCISAIENNIEQWEKNQNNPKNLGLQEKYRDDHTVEKIKF from the exons GGTGCTCGAAGGAAGAGAACTTTCCAAAGAGTAGACATAAATCATGTAGTAGAATGAAAAGCTTTGCTACAaaaactttaaaaaaaaatgataaagaattaaataGATCTTTTACACTTCTTGATAGttctataaaatataaaaaacaacatAGTGATGATGTAGAAAATTATTCATGGGTATTACTAAATGATGaagcaaaaaaagaagggaaaaaagaatatgaattttgtattgataataataaatataaagttGTTTGCAttttaagaaaatatataaaatatttttcaaacttaaaaaagaaaacataTGAAGATAATTATGTTAGTTCATATGCAACGAGTTTAAACACAACAAAAAGTATAGGCACATTCAGTAGCTCAGAAAATATAACTAGCAAAACCAACCTTAGTAGTGTATTTAATAGTAGTAGtaattcattaaatatatccGATGATCTAAACAATGGAAGTTTTTTCTTTCACacccaaaaaaaaaaacatgtcCCAATGTTTGTAGATTATGTAAAAGTGAGGGAAAAACCCTTTAATGAAAGTTtcaacaaattaaaaaaaacagaagAATGGTCATTACaacataatataattatatattttttggaaaaattaattatagccatattaaacatatttaataaatacagCAAAGAGACAGATGAAATGATTGTTGCAAACAAACTAAGCAAAATAGGTAATGGAAAAAGGGAAATAAACACCCCTTTCttaatattcaaaaatgaaaattatgaagatatatttttaattaaattttattcttcatttccttttaaaattatgatatattcattaattatgatatttatatctgtgatacattttattattttatattatattttattaaaaaatatgttatataatgaatataatactatagttttttatagcatttttaaatttattttagacatattttattttacattttttgttatatatacatttatatttaatacaaATTGTATAGATAAAATAGCTACCTATTCTTATAGATCTtgttatttctttatttctttaatatttgtacataacattgttttattatattttaatccTCCCTCTTTTTTGCTACCTAGCcctaaattaataaattatataaataaatatacctataaaaattatgctattttattaaataatgcatatatgtgtatattttgctttttaagaaattatatagttctttataattttttattaaatttaaaattttccatattttttatatttattactcTTCTTTTACCAttttacacattttttttttacaaaaatttaCGAAccgatatatatatgtgtacacttatatttccatttttttgtgttatACCAATtgttatttcattatatattcaatataaatatgagtATATGAAAAGAATTACATGTATAGATATCAATGAAGATcgtaaaaaaatgcatagcCATTATATAACCAAATATTTCTCTATAGACAATTCTATACCTACTTCACCAATTGAAGATATTTTAACAAATCTGAAATCTATTTTAGATTATACTAAAAATTTAGAAGAAGAGGAAGaaggaaataataacaaaattatcgaattaaataaaatacaagaaaaaattaaaacttgtgaaaatatattaaggacacaaaatttaaatgaagtACCTGtatgtaaatatagaaaatttgaaaaagtCTATAATATGTGGTGTTTAGATCaatctgaaaaaaaagatgaacAAAAATCTTTTTTATCTCAACATcctaataaaaaatcagttacctcattttttaatatgcatTCTTTATTATCAACTAAATTTCAAGACCAATATAATGACATATATGATTGGAATGCCGATATTGAACTTATTTACAAACgtaatgtatttatatcaattggttataaattattataccCTTTAGGAGTACTAGAAACAAACTTTAATACTgaagtattaaaaaattttcttcttaaaatttattcCCTTTACAATGACCTTCCTTACCATAATAGTTTGCATGCTGCACAG GTTGCCCATTTTAGCAAGAGCATGCTTTTCATGTTGGATCTAAACCATAAAATATCGGGGATCGATGAATTTTGCTTGCATGTTTCTTCTTTATGTCATGATGTTGGGCACCCAGGacttaataatttttttttaataaaatctGAAAACGAGCTCGCATTAACTTACAACGATAGTAATGTACTAGAAAACTATCACTGCTCACTAGTTTTTAAAACCTTAAAGGATCCGAGTTGTAACATATTTGGAAACTAtcctaataatatattcattacatgcaaaaaaaatattattcgAGCAATATTATCAACAGATATGAAAAAtcattttgaatatatatctacATTTCGAACTAATAGGGAATTTATAGATTATGATAACTTAACAAATGATCAACTATGGCAAATTTTCTGCCTAATATTAAAAGCCTCAGATATTGGTCATTCAACATTAGAATGGAAAAAACATCTTGAATGGAccttaaaaattaatgaagaattttatttacaggGTTTATTAGAAAAATCTTTAAACATGTCTAAAAGTTTTTTATGTGATACAATTTCTATTGACAAATTGGCAGTTTCACAAAtcgattttttaaaacatttatgTATCCCTTTATTTAATGAgctaaattttatttcaaaaaataatgaagtttataataattgtatttctgcaattgaaaataatatagaacaatgggaaaaaaatcaaaataatccAAAAAATCTTGGGTTGCAAGAAAAATATCGAGATGATCATACagttgaaaaaattaagttttaa